In a single window of the Oscillospiraceae bacterium genome:
- a CDS encoding Fic family protein, with protein MNFIPFKKAVKHFTAFFSCNKEKVHPLIMSAVFHYEFMFIHPFSDGNGRMARLWHSAFLTKWNSIFEYIPIESQIEKFQDEYYEAIARCHTEGSSNTFILFILEQIDKILDEITEQLSTSAENVSEYVKRLLDVMEYDMPYTLTSLMELLGLKSKETIRRHYIHPALELNLIQMTIPDKVQSRNQRYIKK; from the coding sequence ATAAATTTTATCCCCTTTAAGAAGGCTGTAAAACATTTTACAGCCTTCTTTTCTTGCAACAAGGAAAAAGTTCACCCTCTTATTATGTCTGCTGTGTTTCACTATGAATTTATGTTTATACATCCTTTTTCGGATGGCAACGGAAGAATGGCTCGATTGTGGCACAGTGCCTTTTTGACCAAATGGAATTCGATATTTGAATATATACCGATAGAAAGTCAGATTGAAAAATTTCAGGATGAATATTATGAGGCTATCGCAAGATGCCATACAGAAGGAAGCTCAAATACATTTATTCTGTTTATTTTGGAGCAGATTGATAAAATACTCGATGAAATTACAGAACAGCTTTCAACATCCGCAGAAAATGTTTCAGAGTATGTGAAAAGGCTTCTTGATGTGATGGAATATGATATGCCATACACATTAACATCACTTATGGAGCTATTAGGTCTTAAATCAAAAGAAACCATAAGACGACACTATATCCATCCGGCTTTGGAACTTAACCTTATACAAATGACAATTCCCGACAAAGTGCAAAGCAGAAATCAAAGATATATAAAGAAATGA